CGATGGCCATGGACAGCCCCGACACCCTGATATCCCGATCCGTTCTTGCGCGTTTCGTGCCCGTGGACTACGCGCGGCTCGCGGCCGACTACGACGAGGTGCGCGGGAGCGAGCCCTTGGACCGCGAGTACTGGTTCGCCACGCTCTCCGAGGTGGGCCGGCTGCGCCGGGGAGACCGGGTCCTGGACCTCGGAGCGGGGACGGGCCGTTTCTCCAAGATCGCTGCCGAGGGCGCCCAGGTCGTCGCGGCGGACATCTCCCTCGACATGCTCGCCCGTGCTGCGGGCAAAGGGCCCTTTGACCGGGTCCGCGCGGATGCGCACGCGCTCCCGTTTCGGGTGGACGCGTTCGATGTGACTCTCCTCGTCATGGTACTTCACCAGCTCGCGGACCTCCGCGCAGCGCTCCGGGAGGTGGCTCGTGTCTCGCGCCGTGTTGCGATTGCCACGTCGGACATGCGGACGCGGACCCTGGGCATCTTGGACGAGGCGTTCCCGAGCCTCCTGCAGATCGACCGAGCTCGCTTCCCCGGGATCGACCGCATCGTTGACGGGCTCAAGGCCGCAGGCTTCACGCAGGTCGTGGTCGAGGAACGG
This genomic stretch from Thermoplasmata archaeon harbors:
- a CDS encoding methyltransferase domain-containing protein; protein product: MPVDYARLAADYDEVRGSEPLDREYWFATLSEVGRLRRGDRVLDLGAGTGRFSKIAAEGAQVVAADISLDMLARAAGKGPFDRVRADAHALPFRVDAFDVTLLVMVLHQLADLRAALREVARVSRRVAIATSDMRTRTLGILDEAFPSLLQIDRARFPGIDRIVDGLKAAGFTQVVVEERPLRRTLTVPQELDRVRRKYISTFDLLPPGEFERGVAFLERELPKRYGGAFETNAAFTFLGASR